From a single Solanum dulcamara chromosome 4, daSolDulc1.2, whole genome shotgun sequence genomic region:
- the LOC129886820 gene encoding uncharacterized protein LOC129886820 has protein sequence MAVREKAMATLPTLMRAMRKRASNHMPSNQPLPSLRRAFSLYDQINLINNVPEDQIRFQQVTDTGFRVKGVDYEGSLLCVGNLLMSWHPKKLSEVTSESLSIFQTVRPVPEILLLGCGKYIHPVNAELRAFIRSTGMKLEAIDSRNAASTYNILNEEGRIVAAALLPYGVES, from the exons ATGGCGGTGAGAGAGAAAGCAATGGCGACGCTGCCGACGTTGATGCGAGCTATGAGGAAGAGAGCCTCAAATCATATGCCTTCGAATCAACCGTTGCCTTCACTGAGACGAGCATTCTCGCTATACGATCAAATCAATCTTATCAATAACGTTCCTGAAGATCAAATACGCTTCCAACA GGTTACTGACACCGGTTTCAGAGTTAAAGGGGTAGATTATGAAGGTAGCTTGCTTTGTGTTGGGAACTTGCTAATGTCTTGGCATCCCAAAAAACTTTCGGAGGTTACTTCAGAAAG CTTATCTATCTTCCAGACAGTGAGACCAGTTCCAG AGATTCTTCTTCTTGGTTGTGGGAAGTACATTCATCCGGTAAATGCTGAGCTTCGTGCCTTTATTCGTTCCACTGGAATGAAATTGGAAGCAATTGATTCT AGAAATGCTGCATCAACTTATAATATTCTGAATGAAGAAGGCAGGATTGTGGCTGCTGCCCTTCTCCCATATGGAGTAGAATCATAA